The Puntigrus tetrazona isolate hp1 chromosome 9, ASM1883169v1, whole genome shotgun sequence genome includes the window ctattaataataatcataattaatatttattattattttactatttattttttaaataagtttttactacatttttatcaagtaaacgcagccttgttgagccgtttttcaaaaacataaaacattttatgcaatgCCAGCAGAattgcagtgttttaaaacataaatggtGGAAAATGtcttacacaaaaaaatatttcaaatatagtgtctgttttgattttaaaggtGTGGGAAATGCAACAGCTTGCGTGGTGAATGACAGGGTCTATGTAACCGGAGGGCATTATGGGTACAGAGGAACCTGCACTTACGAGAAGATTCAGACTTACCGGCCAGACCTCAATGAGTGGAGCATCACAACGATATGTCCGCATCCAGGTGAGTCACCAACGTTTTGCTTCAGATAATCCAAACTGTTCTCATCAGGCTACAACGAGCACAGGCCGATCGCCGCCTCATCGAGACTCTTTACTTTCAGAGTACGGCCTTTGCTCCGTCTCCTTGAACAATAAGCTTTATCTGGTCGGCGGTCAGACCACCATCATAGACTGCTATGATCCCGAGCGAGACGAGTGGAGGCAGATGTGCGCGATGAAGGAGAGAAGGATGGAGTGTGGATCGGCCATTATAAACGGGTGCATTTACGTAGCAGGTGGGTATTCGTACTCTAAAGGGACGTATCTGCAGAGTATAGAGAGGTACGACCCTGAGATCGACTGCTGGGAGATTGTGGGAAACCTCCCGTCAGCTGCACGCTCGCACGGCTGCGTCTGTGTGTTTAGCATCTGAATTCACAGATGAATTCAGAGACcgcttttagtcatttaaacatGGAAATGAAGTGTtagaacaaatgttttaaagtatgAGGGGAATACTTTAGATTTGGCACTAATTCAGGGTTCctacatttaaatattccatACTTCTCCTGTATGGATTTTTCCATACTATtccagacatttttttttatttttttaaatgtttttttccagacCATAAGTAACATctgataaattatttaaaatcccATTGGCTACATATGTGTGCTATTATTTGCCAGATATTTGGTGGAATATTATAACcatgcacacattttattaaaaccaaattctaaaatatagaattatttttacacactttCACACCGAGCACAAACCTGTGGAATATAATTCAAATCGCAAGATAAAATGAACGCTAAATTGTAATAGTGTCACTAAATAAAGTCCAGgattactttattaaatgtacaaaaataaaattagtgatgcattttttaaaacaaatttttttaaataatagcagAATATGCTATCCAGTATAATAATGTTTGCTGCCATTATCATATGCTCACCTATAATGTATTCATCCACACAACATTATATTAggttattttcagcattatctGTAAATACTTACAAAGTGAAAGATACACTATCAcatgaaatttatattttcgtaaacatgaaaaaaatagaaacaggTATTTTTTTCCGTACTTATCCAGACCTAGATATTActtaaaaaagctaattttataATGCGTAGGAATTGCGCAAATTTGTTACACGAGTTGTGACTCTGCTTAGATGTTTGTCCACTAACTAAACCAGTTATGCCGGAGAACATGGGTACTAGGTTTTGCTCACATCGAAATGGAGACAAaccaataaaaattaattttcagttcagtttatcATCACTTGAACTGTACTGAAAATCTCAGGCTTTTGGACCCTGctatataattgtaaaatggGTGTAATGTTGAAATGATGTTATGTTTGCTCAACACGTCACTGATAATGTGTGAGACAGTTTGTGTGTAATCTGTGCTGAAAGATAAGGGCTGTTTCTAAATGTATACAGCGCAGTAGATTACAGCACTTCACTATTTGCACTGTACCTTTTTGTAGACTGTCTGTTTTGGTGTTTGAAAATCacgaaatgtatttattcattagtattatttatatttatttggatGATTTCGTATGTGTAAGCCAGTTGTGAAACCAGGattttactataaatatgtgtgatgtgtaatttattgtttattttattgaccCGTGTATGCTGccaaaaatgtgaaaagcacaaatttaaataaatttccaACAAGTGCGTTTGTGAAACCTACACAGAGTCTGGTATTTCTGTGGTATCCTCCCAAAAAAAGATGCAGTATGgtcatttataaaatttattttgaacattgtatttttacatatacatatataaaaaaactgcaacCACATTTGTAATCACAAATTCCTTTTTGACGTTCATGTCGGAGTAAATCTTATGAAGTCCACTTGAATATCAACCTTAATAAGATGGAATAAAACACGTTACTTGTTTGTAAAGACAATTTTAGTGGCATTTAGCTTACAGGTTGGTATCAAATCATTCACTTACCGACTTCTTTTTATGGAATTTATAAGACGCTGGCAGGTCATATCTGAGCTCTGTGAAGGATAAATAACATCAATTTATAACATGCTTTAAAGCTTATTACAACAAACAGTTctgcatatatgtgtatatatatatatatatatatatatatatatatatatatatatatatatatatatatatatatatatatatatatatatatatatatatatatatatatatatatatatatatatatatatatatatatatatatatatatatatacacacatatatgcagaactgtttgtatatatatatatatatatatatatatatatgtgtgtatgtatatgtatatatgtgcatatgtgtgtgtgtatatatatatatatatatatatatatatatatatatgtgtgtgtgtgtgtgtgtatatatgcatatgtatatatatatatatatatatatatgtatgtgtgtatatatgtgtgtatgtgtgtgtatatatgcatatgtatatatatatatatgtatatgtatgtatatgtatatatatacacacacacatatatatatatatatatatatatatatatatatacatatatacacacacacatatgcacatatatacatatatacacacatatatatatatatatatatacaaacagttctatatatatatgtgtatatatgtatatatatatatatatatatatatatatatatatatatatatatatatatatatatatatatatatatatatatatatatatatatatatatatatatatatatatatatatatatatatatatatatatatatatatatatatatatatatatatatatatatatatttgtaaaggATTTGTAgtgattatgtgacactgaaagaTATAtagtaatgatatttttaaatattaaaatatataagcatatatatatatatatatatatatatatatatatacatatatatatatatatatatatatatatatatatatatatatacatatatatatatacatatatatacatatatatacatatatatatatatatatatatatatatatatatatatatatatatatatatatatatatatatatatatatatatatatatatatatatatatacagctttctattttaatatttaaaaatcattactccagtctttagtgtcacatgatcctttacaaattattctaatatgctgaattcatttattattttcaatgcagGAAACTGTTTTTGTGGGTAATTGTTTTTCAGGATCCTATGatcaataaatacttttttttaagaagaaatcttttaacattataaatgccttttacTTTTCAATTtaacgtgtgtgttttttttttaaatatatatttctctccCAAGCGCGCGTTTATAGATTCACTGAATATTACCTGCAATGACTTCCATTTTCACCTTCCAGTCATTTGCTTTCTTCTGAATGTGCTGCACGAAAATGCAATTCACTTGTaagtttttttgtatgaatataACTGAAGTGTCGCCGTGAAATGAAAACGTAATACGGCAACTTACATCCCGCGTTGAGGTCTTGTGAAGGGAATACACAGCTGTACTTGCCATGGAAATGGCCGTTCGGAGGAACTGCATGTCAATCCCTAAaatgtgagatatatatatagtaaagtCAATCGAAATCAATGCAATATGGCAAACCTGTTCCACAACATCTGTTATTTTGGCAGTCTTGCAAACGCGTCAGATCGGCTCAACATTGTGGACTTTAAGATGACTCTTACCTTGGTTGTGCTTCGTGCCAAACGGCGGGTTCATGATGACCGTGTCAAACTTCTTGGCGTAAGAGGATCCAATAGAGCAAACATCACACTGGACCATATCAACGTTTGACAGCTCAAAATCCTCGACGTTTCCTTTGAATACGTCCAAGGCGTCTTCGTCGATGTCAAATCCGACACACAGCCTTAAGAGGACAGATTAGTGATATggattcatatatttaaaaaccagAGTAATTCTACGTGAGTTGGTCTTACCCAGCATCGAGCACCGAGGCTCCTATCGATAGCACCCCGCATCCACAGCCCAAGTCTGCTACCAGTTTATTCTGTATGTCATCAAATGTGTTGTGGATGGTGTACAGCATACAGCCTACAGTGAGAGAGAATACACACGCGTCAtaataaagcatattaaaacaaaGACTCAAAGCCATCTGTTCCATACCAAAGACTCCCATTGTTCaataaaatgatgaattaaatattctaaaatgtacaccgcctattattattattaaaatagcgTGCGAAACGCATGACCTCGTTATGTGCACATTTAATTACTGTTTGCAGCACagaataaaaagcacaaaagaaaaaatgttacgATGTAATTTTGTTCTATCGAAAAACGACTTTATATCTTGAAATTTTGAGCTCATCTCAGAATTTTTGCgcaattgaaataataaaagcaagCGAACTCGAAATTGCAAGCTCAAGATTTTGAGAAATAATGTCTTGAAcgtgtttttataaatttgcaaatctgaggaaaaagtcagaattgtgagatttaagcctatatatatatatatatatatatatagagagagagagagagagagagagagagagagagagagagagagagagagagagagatggaattGTTATATAATTTCGCATTTCTGCGAAAAAAAACTAAGTCTGAATTATAAGACGAACACGCAACTCTTAgctaaaaaggtgtttttattcagaattgtgagatataaaatcaTAACTGCGTTAGGTTAAAGATTAcgttaacatttgtattttttaattctggCAGAAACAGGTTTCCAgtcattttgcataaaaaagttaACTTTTCTATTGTTACCACAATTgtgctaaatgttttaaaacttcCTAAACCTCTTAGAAAacgggcaaaaaaaaaaagatactctacaaacaaaacaagactagcgtggtgcattgtgggatgcgCGGTATTCCATATACGAATACAGAACATTTGCACACTTATATACTACATGAATCGTGAAAACAGTACGCTAATGTGAATACATAAGCAGGGCACATGCAGAAATTAGCAAACGCATCTGACATCAATGAACAGTATCGTTATGAAGTCTATAAAAGCACTATTTAATGCTCACCCGCTATATGCGGACTGGTGGGGTACTGCTCCAGGAGTATTTTGGGCTCCTCAAATCCATCCACCTGTTGAAGGCAGCTTTCTAGCTCTTTGAGCTTCATATCTACACTAATCTACATTAATTCTGCTCATATCAGTCATATGTGTTTCTAGAGGTCATGCTAATGATGATAGACGAGAAACGTCGACTGGTTCTCTCTTAACTGAAGCGCCGAACGATCATGGAGTCCGAACTTGAGCCTTCTAGTGATATAACGACTTTCCTCAAGTGGAAAATGTACACTGGATTAAATATGACAACATATAGTGCACTTGCGTGTGTTTTGCTCTTCTTCTACCTCTGCTGGCTGATCTAGCGCCGTCTACTGGCGCCACCTGCTGGCTGATTCCCGCCACGGCACACAGTCATCAGCGTGACCTGGGCTGCGTTTccctttaaaaatatcttattcaCGCAAAAGCGTGCCTACCTgcttttaacattaacatttagtCATGcagcagacgcttttatttaaagtgacctacaaatgaggacaatggaagtGATCAAAGTCAACAAAAGCAGTATAACAGGTCTCAGTTAGCTTACTGTGGTACACGCaggaagtttttattattattaatttttactatgtaacaaataaaaagaaaacagatatagaatagaatagagttAGCCCTTTTTGTATGCTTTTCACgcctaatttaaatattttcacttgTCGCCATGTGTTTCTTATCTTCttcttttaaagaattattCGAAAAAATAGGCTTAATGAAAAAAGGCCATGCCTGAAATTAAATTACTCCTTATTCCCTTTGTAGCTCACAAACAACAGTTTCAGATAACATTTCCAGTTATG containing:
- the mettl5 gene encoding rRNA N6-adenosine-methyltransferase METTL5 — encoded protein: MKLKELESCLQQVDGFEEPKILLEQYPTSPHIAGCMLYTIHNTFDDIQNKLVADLGCGCGVLSIGASVLDAGLCVGFDIDEDALDVFKGNVEDFELSNVDMVQCDVCSIGSSYAKKFDTVIMNPPFGTKHNQGIDMQFLRTAISMASTAVYSLHKTSTRDHIQKKANDWKVKMEVIAELRYDLPASYKFHKKKSVDIQVDFIRFTPT